Proteins from a genomic interval of Enterococcus faecium:
- the dnaN gene encoding DNA polymerase III subunit beta — protein MKVTLNRASFMQELQTVQRAISSKTTIPILTGVKITLTQEGLTLTGSNADISIETFLSVENEKANMQIESTGSIVLQARFFSEIIRRLPEETFTLEVLENKQVAITSGKANFIVNGLDADNYPHLPVVESHNQMKLPVHVLTKLINETVFAVSQHESRPILTGVHFILSDNSLLAVATDSHRLSQRVIPVEQAADHFDIVIPGKSLIELSRSLTNEEEIVEISIMENQVLFKTETMYFYSRLLEGNYPDTNRLIPSSFNTEVEFSVPSFLAAIERASLLSHEGRNNIVRLSIRPDAVVLYGNSPEIGKVEESLSYTASSGDPLDISFNPDYMKAALRAFGDMSIKVKFISAIRPFTLEPTEDGVQFIQLITPVRTN, from the coding sequence ATGAAAGTTACTTTAAACCGAGCTAGCTTTATGCAGGAATTGCAAACTGTTCAACGAGCTATTTCAAGCAAAACCACGATCCCTATTTTGACAGGTGTAAAAATCACACTGACACAAGAAGGTTTGACTTTGACGGGGAGCAACGCTGATATATCAATTGAAACTTTTTTGTCTGTTGAAAACGAAAAAGCAAATATGCAAATCGAATCTACTGGTTCCATTGTTTTACAAGCACGTTTCTTTAGCGAAATCATTCGGAGACTTCCTGAAGAAACATTTACTTTAGAAGTTTTAGAAAATAAACAAGTAGCGATCACTTCTGGAAAAGCGAATTTTATCGTAAATGGATTAGATGCAGATAACTATCCTCATCTTCCTGTTGTCGAAAGCCATAACCAGATGAAATTACCTGTACACGTATTGACTAAACTAATCAACGAAACAGTTTTTGCTGTCTCACAACATGAGAGTCGTCCAATCTTGACAGGTGTGCATTTCATTTTATCTGATAATTCTTTATTAGCTGTAGCTACTGATTCTCACCGTCTAAGTCAACGCGTGATTCCAGTAGAACAAGCGGCTGATCATTTTGATATTGTTATTCCTGGAAAAAGTTTGATCGAATTATCTCGCTCATTAACAAATGAAGAAGAAATCGTCGAAATCAGCATTATGGAAAACCAAGTGTTGTTCAAAACAGAAACGATGTATTTCTATTCCCGTTTGCTAGAAGGAAACTATCCAGATACCAATCGTTTGATTCCTTCAAGTTTTAATACAGAGGTTGAATTTTCTGTTCCTAGCTTTTTAGCGGCGATCGAACGGGCTTCTTTACTTTCTCATGAAGGCCGTAACAACATCGTTCGTTTATCTATTCGTCCAGATGCGGTTGTTTTATACGGAAATTCGCCAGAAATCGGGAAAGTAGAAGAAAGCTTGAGTTATACAGCAAGCAGTGGCGATCCATTAGATATTTCTTTCAATCCGGATTATATGAAAGCAGCGTTGCGTGCATTTGGAGATATGAGCATCAAAGTGAAATTTATCTCTGCTATTCGTCCATTTACATTGGAACCAACGGAAGATGGCGTTCAATTTATTCAGCTGATTACTCCTGTACGTACAAATTAA
- the yaaA gene encoding S4 domain-containing protein YaaA, translated as MKQQVILNTEFMTLGQMLKEVTVIGSGGQAKWYLAENTVLVDGEPENRRGRKLYPGMMVEVPEVGTFFMVKKGNDDNEAE; from the coding sequence TTGAAACAACAAGTCATTCTAAATACGGAATTCATGACGTTGGGCCAAATGTTGAAAGAAGTCACAGTTATCGGTAGTGGCGGACAAGCAAAATGGTATTTGGCAGAAAACACTGTGTTAGTCGATGGCGAACCAGAAAATCGTCGTGGACGCAAACTTTATCCCGGCATGATGGTTGAAGTTCCAGAAGTAGGAACTTTTTTTATGGTAAAAAAAGGAAACGACGATAATGAGGCTGAATAA
- the recF gene encoding DNA replication/repair protein RecF (All proteins in this family for which functions are known are DNA-binding proteins that assist the filamentation of RecA onto DNA for the initiation of recombination or recombinational repair.): protein MRLNKLYLKNYRNYEELNIEFSKNLVIFLGENAQGKTNLLESIYVLAMTRSHRTSSEQELIGWTDDQAMIQGEITKGSSTLPLEILLSKKGRKTKINHIEQKKLSTYVGQMNVILFAPEDLSLVKGSPQIRRKFLDMELGQINPIYLYDLVQYQAILKQRNQYLKQLNEKKQTDLLYLDILSEQLAAFGSKVLKARAQFVKRLEFWANSLHQQITHQKEQLEIEYLTAVDSLETHTQEQIQEQFLALLNQNKKKDLFRGTTTVGPHRDDLSFFINQKNVQTYGSQGQQRTTALSVKLAEIDLIKEETGEYPILLLDDVMSELDANRQLHLLETIEGKVQTFLTTTTLDHVKNKMTVEPEIFYVQQGKLKGEETE from the coding sequence ATGAGGCTGAATAAGCTGTATTTAAAAAATTATCGAAATTACGAAGAGCTGAACATCGAATTTTCCAAGAACCTCGTCATCTTTTTAGGAGAAAATGCGCAAGGAAAAACGAATCTTTTGGAAAGTATCTACGTATTAGCTATGACGCGAAGTCATCGGACAAGTAGTGAGCAGGAATTGATTGGCTGGACTGACGATCAGGCGATGATTCAAGGAGAGATCACAAAAGGTTCATCCACTCTTCCATTAGAAATCTTATTATCTAAAAAAGGCCGAAAAACCAAGATCAACCATATCGAACAGAAAAAGTTAAGTACTTACGTGGGACAAATGAATGTCATTTTATTTGCACCAGAAGATCTTTCTTTAGTAAAAGGCAGCCCGCAGATCAGGCGGAAGTTTTTAGATATGGAATTAGGCCAGATCAATCCAATCTATCTTTATGATCTTGTCCAATACCAAGCAATTTTGAAACAAAGAAACCAGTACTTGAAGCAATTGAATGAAAAAAAACAAACTGATTTGCTTTATTTGGATATTTTGTCCGAACAACTAGCAGCGTTTGGCAGCAAAGTATTGAAAGCAAGAGCACAGTTCGTCAAGCGATTGGAGTTTTGGGCTAATTCTTTGCATCAGCAAATCACCCATCAAAAAGAGCAGCTGGAAATCGAGTATCTCACCGCAGTCGATTCTTTAGAAACACATACGCAAGAGCAAATCCAAGAACAATTTCTCGCACTTTTGAACCAAAATAAAAAGAAAGACCTTTTTCGGGGAACAACGACAGTTGGTCCTCATCGTGACGATCTTTCCTTTTTTATTAATCAGAAAAATGTGCAGACTTATGGATCGCAAGGACAGCAAAGAACAACTGCACTAAGTGTCAAATTAGCAGAAATCGATTTGATTAAAGAAGAGACAGGGGAATATCCAATCCTTTTGTTAGATGATGTGATGAGCGAGCTGGATGCTAATCGTCAACTCCATCTGCTAGAAACAATCGAAGGAAAAGTTCAAACGTTCTTAACAACAACGACACTTGACCATGTAAAAAATAAAATGACTGTTGAACCTGAGATTTTTTATGTTCAACAAGGGAAACTAAAAGGAGAAGAAACTGAATGA
- the gyrB gene encoding DNA topoisomerase (ATP-hydrolyzing) subunit B, protein MTEERSLVERAKEYDASQIQVLEGLEAVRKRPGMYIGSTSSEGLHHLVWEIVDNSIDEVLAGFATKIHVIIEKDNSITVIDDGRGIPVDIQAKTGRPAVETVFTVLHAGGKFGGGGYKVSGGLHGVGSSVVNALSTQLDVKVYKEGNVYYQEYRRGAVVDDLKIIEQTDRHGTTVHFTPDPEIFTETTEFDFSKLATRIRELAFLNRGMRISIEDKREEEPVINEYHYDGGIKSYVEYLNANKTVIFPEPVYLEGEQQDIAVEVSMQYTDGYHSNIMSFANNIHTYEGGTHESGFKTALTRVINDYARKQKLMKENDDNLTGEDVREGLTAVISIKHPDPQFEGQTKTKLGNSEVRTVTDRLFSEHFMKFLLENPSVGRQIVEKGLLASRARLAAKRAREVTRRKGALEISNLPGKLADCSSNDPEKCELFIVEGDSAGGSAKQGRNREFQAILPIRGKILNVEKASMDKILANEEIRSLFTAMGTGFGEDFDVSKARYHKLVIMTDADVDGAHIRTLLLTLFYRYMRPIVEAGYVYIAQPPLYGVKQGKNITYVQPGKNAEEELKQVVASLPASPKPSVQRYKGLGEMDDHQLWETTMDPSNRMMARVSVDDAIAADQIFEMLMGDRVEPRRAFIEENAHYVKNLDI, encoded by the coding sequence ATGACAGAAGAAAGAAGTTTAGTAGAACGCGCTAAAGAGTATGATGCCAGTCAGATTCAAGTACTTGAAGGACTTGAAGCCGTTCGTAAACGACCTGGCATGTATATCGGTTCGACTAGTTCTGAGGGTCTGCATCACCTTGTTTGGGAAATTGTCGATAATTCGATCGATGAAGTATTAGCAGGTTTTGCAACGAAAATCCATGTGATTATTGAAAAAGACAACAGTATCACCGTTATTGACGACGGTCGGGGGATACCTGTAGATATCCAGGCAAAAACTGGACGTCCTGCAGTTGAAACGGTCTTTACTGTTTTACATGCTGGAGGAAAATTCGGCGGTGGTGGGTACAAAGTTTCTGGTGGACTTCACGGAGTAGGATCTTCTGTTGTAAACGCGCTTTCTACACAGCTTGATGTCAAAGTATACAAAGAAGGAAATGTGTACTATCAAGAATATCGTCGTGGAGCTGTAGTGGACGACTTAAAGATTATCGAACAAACGGATCGCCATGGAACAACGGTTCACTTTACGCCAGACCCTGAAATTTTTACAGAGACAACTGAGTTTGATTTTTCAAAATTGGCTACCCGGATCCGTGAACTTGCTTTCTTGAACCGCGGGATGCGTATATCGATTGAAGACAAACGAGAAGAAGAACCAGTCATCAATGAATACCATTATGACGGCGGGATCAAAAGTTATGTCGAATACTTGAATGCAAACAAAACCGTGATTTTTCCAGAACCTGTATATTTGGAAGGTGAACAGCAAGATATCGCAGTTGAAGTCTCTATGCAATATACAGACGGCTACCATTCCAATATCATGAGTTTTGCCAACAATATCCATACGTATGAAGGTGGAACACATGAATCAGGATTCAAGACTGCTTTAACTCGTGTGATAAATGATTATGCCCGAAAACAAAAGCTGATGAAAGAAAATGACGACAACTTGACCGGTGAAGACGTGCGAGAAGGATTGACAGCTGTTATTTCTATCAAGCATCCTGACCCTCAATTCGAAGGACAAACAAAAACAAAATTGGGCAATTCCGAAGTACGGACAGTCACTGATCGGTTATTTAGCGAACATTTCATGAAATTCTTGCTGGAAAACCCAAGTGTGGGCCGGCAAATTGTTGAAAAAGGATTACTAGCTTCCAGAGCTCGTCTAGCAGCGAAACGTGCGCGTGAAGTAACGAGACGTAAAGGTGCTTTAGAGATTAGTAATCTGCCAGGAAAATTAGCGGACTGCTCTAGCAACGATCCTGAAAAATGCGAATTGTTCATCGTCGAAGGAGATTCGGCCGGCGGATCAGCTAAGCAAGGTCGTAATCGAGAGTTTCAAGCCATCTTGCCTATTCGTGGGAAAATCTTGAATGTTGAAAAAGCAAGCATGGACAAGATCTTGGCAAATGAAGAGATCCGGTCTTTATTTACTGCTATGGGTACAGGGTTTGGAGAAGATTTTGATGTATCGAAAGCTCGCTACCACAAATTAGTTATCATGACTGATGCCGATGTCGACGGCGCGCATATCCGTACATTGCTGCTGACTCTTTTTTATCGTTACATGCGTCCTATTGTTGAAGCTGGATACGTCTATATTGCTCAGCCACCTTTATACGGGGTAAAACAAGGGAAGAATATTACGTATGTACAACCAGGAAAAAATGCAGAAGAAGAGTTGAAACAAGTCGTTGCTTCACTTCCTGCCTCACCAAAACCAAGCGTTCAGCGTTATAAAGGACTTGGAGAAATGGATGATCATCAACTATGGGAAACAACTATGGACCCAAGCAATCGGATGATGGCCCGCGTCAGTGTGGACGATGCTATTGCAGCAGATCAGATATTTGAAATGTTGATGGGGGATCGAGTAGAACCCCGTCGTGCATTCATCGAGGAAAATGCACACTATGTGAAGAACTTAGATATTTAA
- the gyrA gene encoding DNA gyrase subunit A — MSEEIRENIHDVNLTSEMKDSFIDYAMSVIVARALPDVRDGLKPVHRRILYGMNELGVTPDKAHKKSARIVGDVMGKYHPHGDSAIYESMVRMAQPFSYRYMLVDGHGNFGSVDGDGAAAMRYTEARMSKIATEMLRDINKNTVDFQSNYDDTEKEPVVLPARFPNLLVNGTTGIAVGMATNIPPHNLSEVVAAIDLLMDNPDVTTNELMEVLPGPDFPTGGLVMGKSGIRRAYETGKGSITVRAKVEITEMPNGKERIIVTELPYMVNKAKLIERISELHRDKRIEGITDLRDESSREGMRIVIDIRRDASASVILNNLYKLTSLQNSFGFNMLAIEKGVPKVLSLKQILENYIEHQREVITRRTVFEKEKAEARAHILEGLRIALDHIDEIIAIIRGSKSDDEAKATMIERFDLSDRQSQAILDMRLRRLTGLEREKIENEYQELLKLIEDLTDILARPERVTEIIKNELADLNQRFGDKRRTELLVGEVLSLEDEDLIEEEEIVITLTNNGYIKRLANNEFRAQRRGGRGVQGMGIHNDDFVKNLVSCSTHDTLLFFTNNGKVYRAKGYEIPEYGRTAKGIPIINLLGIDSSESIQAIIAVTGEAEEGHYLFFTTRQGTVKRTSVTAFANIRSNGLIAIGLKEDDELVNVLLTDGQSNIIIGTHNGYSVTFKEEAVRDMGRTASGVRGIRLREEDYVVGAALMKEYQEVLVITEKGYGKRTKVSEYPVKGRGGKGIKTANITEKNGPLAGLTTVSGDEDIMLITDKGVIIRFNVSTVSQTGRSTLGVRLMKMEADTKVVTMAAVEPEAAEQTVEEQGSEE, encoded by the coding sequence ATGAGTGAAGAAATCAGAGAAAACATCCATGATGTCAATCTAACCAGCGAAATGAAAGACTCCTTCATCGATTATGCGATGAGTGTTATTGTCGCACGTGCACTTCCTGATGTCAGAGATGGTCTGAAACCCGTTCATCGCCGTATTTTATACGGCATGAACGAATTAGGTGTAACACCGGATAAAGCCCATAAAAAATCTGCCAGAATCGTCGGAGATGTCATGGGTAAATACCATCCTCATGGAGACAGTGCGATCTATGAGTCAATGGTACGGATGGCACAGCCATTCAGCTACCGTTATATGCTAGTGGATGGTCATGGAAACTTTGGTTCTGTTGACGGTGACGGTGCCGCCGCTATGCGTTATACCGAAGCACGGATGAGCAAAATCGCTACAGAAATGCTGCGTGATATCAATAAGAACACTGTTGATTTCCAAAGCAACTATGATGATACAGAAAAAGAACCAGTTGTACTACCTGCTCGCTTCCCGAATCTTTTAGTGAACGGAACAACGGGGATCGCCGTAGGTATGGCCACGAATATCCCACCTCATAACTTGTCTGAGGTAGTAGCGGCTATCGATTTGCTGATGGATAATCCTGATGTGACGACCAATGAATTGATGGAAGTATTACCTGGACCAGATTTTCCAACAGGTGGTTTGGTTATGGGGAAATCAGGAATCCGAAGAGCGTATGAAACAGGTAAGGGTTCTATTACCGTACGTGCAAAAGTTGAGATTACTGAGATGCCAAATGGTAAAGAACGGATCATCGTGACAGAATTGCCTTATATGGTCAATAAAGCAAAATTGATCGAACGGATTTCTGAACTGCACAGAGACAAGCGTATCGAAGGGATCACAGATTTGCGGGACGAATCTTCCCGTGAAGGTATGCGGATCGTCATTGACATCCGTCGTGACGCCAGCGCATCCGTTATCTTGAATAACTTATATAAATTGACATCCTTGCAAAATTCATTTGGATTCAATATGTTGGCGATCGAAAAAGGTGTGCCGAAAGTTTTGAGCTTGAAACAAATCCTTGAAAACTATATCGAACATCAACGCGAAGTCATCACACGACGGACGGTCTTTGAAAAAGAAAAAGCAGAAGCAAGAGCACACATCTTAGAAGGTTTGCGTATTGCTTTGGATCATATCGATGAAATCATTGCGATTATCCGCGGGTCTAAATCAGATGACGAGGCAAAAGCAACAATGATCGAACGGTTCGATTTATCCGATCGCCAGTCTCAAGCTATTTTAGATATGCGTTTACGCCGATTGACCGGTTTGGAACGGGAAAAAATCGAAAATGAATACCAAGAACTCTTAAAACTGATTGAAGATTTAACTGACATTCTGGCAAGACCAGAACGTGTTACAGAAATCATCAAGAATGAATTAGCAGACTTGAATCAACGATTTGGTGATAAACGACGCACAGAATTACTAGTCGGTGAGGTCTTAAGTCTGGAAGATGAAGATTTAATCGAAGAAGAAGAAATCGTTATTACATTGACAAACAATGGTTACATCAAACGTTTGGCAAATAATGAATTCAGAGCTCAACGAAGGGGTGGACGTGGTGTCCAAGGAATGGGTATCCACAATGACGACTTCGTCAAAAATCTGGTTTCTTGTTCTACCCATGATACATTGTTATTCTTTACGAATAACGGAAAAGTGTATCGGGCAAAAGGATACGAAATTCCAGAATACGGGCGTACAGCCAAAGGAATCCCAATCATCAATTTACTAGGTATCGATTCGAGTGAAAGCATCCAGGCAATCATTGCGGTGACGGGAGAAGCAGAAGAAGGCCACTATCTCTTCTTTACGACGCGTCAAGGTACAGTAAAACGTACTTCTGTCACTGCTTTTGCTAACATCCGAAGTAATGGTCTGATCGCAATTGGTTTGAAAGAAGACGATGAGCTCGTCAATGTGCTACTGACAGATGGTCAATCTAATATCATTATTGGAACACATAACGGCTACTCTGTCACTTTCAAAGAAGAAGCAGTCCGCGATATGGGACGTACAGCTTCCGGGGTCAGAGGGATACGCCTGCGTGAGGAAGATTATGTCGTTGGGGCAGCCTTAATGAAGGAATATCAAGAAGTATTAGTGATCACAGAAAAAGGTTACGGAAAACGGACAAAAGTATCGGAATATCCAGTGAAAGGCCGCGGAGGTAAAGGGATCAAAACGGCGAACATCACTGAAAAAAATGGTCCACTAGCTGGATTGACCACTGTTTCTGGAGATGAAGACATCATGCTGATTACAGATAAAGGTGTCATTATCCGTTTCAACGTATCGACTGTTTCTCAAACTGGACGTTCAACATTAGGCGTACGTTTGATGAAGATGGAAGCTGATACGAAAGTTGTCACGATGGCAGCAGTCGAACCAGAAGCTGCAGAACAAACAGTTGAAGAACAAGGATCAGAAGAATAA